TGTCATATATATCCTCCTAAGTAAGAAGCGAGATAATTCTCGTAATTGATACGGTACTCATTACCCATGTTAAGCTCGTTTTCTAGTTACGAACTTCAAGCGGTTTTTTGCTTATAACACGAGGTTCTATCGAAAGGAATATAAAATAGGAAGTAACTAATTATTATCACTGTTGCTAATATTTTATACAAAAAAAAATTCCTTACTCACGTACTTACATGAGGAAAGGAATTACTACTTCATTACCTTTCACTCTTATCGTTCAAGGAACTTGTCATGTCCTTGCATCAGGTTGGCACCATCGCATTTATCATTTACAATAAAAATGCAGGTTGCCGGGCTTCACAGGGCCTTGACCCTCCACCAGCTCGGGATAAGAGTATCCGTTCATTTGTAAATGTTACGAAAAGAAAGGATTTTTGTCAATTAATTTTTGTCGAACGAGCAAATTGTTGAAATTGTAACAAAATTTTTTGCGATTAGTATAGATAAATAGGAACAATGTGTTATACTATTTTTGAATTAACTAACCTCCCAGACCGACGGGAACATTACAAAAAAAGGATGGTATTTAATCGATGAATTCAGTAGAAATTGCAAATGAACTGAAGGAATTATTAAAAAGTGAGAATGTTAAAGTTCAACTTTCAGTACCACAACTTGTGGAAAAAGCTACAGCTCGCGGAGAAGCAAGCCTAACTGTTCATGGTGCATTATGCGCTGAGACAGGTAAATATACTGGTCGCTCTCCTAAAGATAAATTTATAGTAGAAGAAGAAAGCACAAAGGACAAAATTGATTGGGGCAATGTCAACCGTGCGATTTCTGCTGAAGTGTTTGATAACCTTTATGTAAAAGTTATTAATTATTTAAAAGAGCAAGATGAGCTTTTTGTTTTTAAAGGCTTTGCTGGTGCCGATAAAGATTCACAATTATCAATCCAAGTGGTTAACGAACTTGCTTGGCACAATCTTTTCTGCCATCAATTGTTCATCCGCCCGACAGAAGAGGAATTAAAAACTCACAATGCTGAATTTACAATTATTGCTGCACCTAATTTCAAGGCGGACCCAGCAGTAGATGGAACAAATTCAGAAGCATTTATTATTGTATCTTTTGAAAAGAAAGTAATATTAATCGGTGGTACTGAATATGCTGGTGAAATGAAGAAATCTATTTTCGGTATTATGAACTATCTATTACCTGAAAATGATATTCTTTCAATGCACTGTTCAGCAAACGTTGGAGAAGCTGGAGATGTTGCATTATTCTTCGGTCTTTCTGGTACTGGTAAGACAACTTTATCAGCTGATGCGAATCGTAAGCTAATCGGTGATGATGAACACGGTTGGTCTGATAATGGTGTGTTTAATATTGAAGGCGGTTGCTACGCGAAAACTATTAATCTTTCTGCTGAAAAAGAACCAGAAATATATAACGCTATTCGTTTCGGTTCAGTTTTGGAAAATGTGGTAATCGATAAAGACACGCGCATTCCAGATTATGACGATGGTTCATTAACTGAAAATACTCGTGCTGCATACCCTATTCACTTTATCGATAACATTGTAACTCCATCTGTTGCAGGTCATCCAAAAACAATCATTTTCTTAACTGCAGATGCTTTTGGAGTGCTGCCTCCAATCAGTAAATTAACAAAAGAGCAAGCAATGTATCACTTTTTAAGTGGTTTTACTTCAAAGCTTGCAGGTACAGAACGCGGTGTTACTGAACCAGAGCCAGTATTCTCAACATGCTTCGGTTCACCATTCCTACCACTTCCAGCAACACGTTATGCTGAGATGTTAGGTGAAAAAATTGACACTCACGGTGCGCAAGTATTCCTAGTAAACACAGGTTGGACTGGTGGAGAGTATGGTGTAGGTAACCGTATGAAACTTTCATATACTCGTACAATGGTTCGTGCTGCTATCGATGGTAAATTAAATAATGTGGAAACTAT
Above is a genomic segment from Lysinibacillus sp. PLM2 containing:
- the pckA gene encoding phosphoenolpyruvate carboxykinase [ATP], producing MNSVEIANELKELLKSENVKVQLSVPQLVEKATARGEASLTVHGALCAETGKYTGRSPKDKFIVEEESTKDKIDWGNVNRAISAEVFDNLYVKVINYLKEQDELFVFKGFAGADKDSQLSIQVVNELAWHNLFCHQLFIRPTEEELKTHNAEFTIIAAPNFKADPAVDGTNSEAFIIVSFEKKVILIGGTEYAGEMKKSIFGIMNYLLPENDILSMHCSANVGEAGDVALFFGLSGTGKTTLSADANRKLIGDDEHGWSDNGVFNIEGGCYAKTINLSAEKEPEIYNAIRFGSVLENVVIDKDTRIPDYDDGSLTENTRAAYPIHFIDNIVTPSVAGHPKTIIFLTADAFGVLPPISKLTKEQAMYHFLSGFTSKLAGTERGVTEPEPVFSTCFGSPFLPLPATRYAEMLGEKIDTHGAQVFLVNTGWTGGEYGVGNRMKLSYTRTMVRAAIDGKLNNVETIQDSVFGLHIPTAIEGVPSEVLNPRDAWADKEAYDQKAAYLAGLFKENFKKFGDVSNEIAKKGAPLV